From a region of the Cyprinus carpio isolate SPL01 chromosome B21, ASM1834038v1, whole genome shotgun sequence genome:
- the mrpl22 gene encoding 39S ribosomal protein L22, mitochondrial, with product MNRASMIVNMAASVVTWAGLAAIGRACGHIRSRLLGSPSTLSQVSCLYTSTELNSKHWERKNLIVYPPQQKDEPRRPAEIYHCRRQIKYSKDKMWYLAKLIRGMTIDQALTQLEFNDKKGAKIIKEVIMEAQDMAVRNHNVEYKSNLYIAESFSGKGKYLKRIRYHGRGMFGIMDKVHCHYFVKLVEGVPPKVEQKTGFDQAKEYVEQLRNRTVIHSL from the exons ATGAATCGGGCATCCATGATAGTCAATATGGCGGCCTCCGTGGTGACATGGGCTG GTTTAGCCGCCATTGGTCGTGCTTGTGGACATATTCGCTCTAG GTTGCTTGGATCGCCATCAACGTTATCTCAGGTGTCTTGCCTTTATACAAGTACAGAGTTAAATAGCAAACACTGGGAAAGGAAAAATCTGATTGTATATCCACCACAACAGAAAGATGAACCACGCAGACCTGCT GAGATTTATCACTGCAGACGACAGATTAAATACAGCAAAGACAAGATGTGGTACTTGGCTAAATTG atcagaGGTATGACCATTGACCAGGCACTCACTCAGCTCGAGTTCAACGACAAGAAGGGAGCTAAAATAATCAAAGAG GTAATAATGGAAGCTCAGGACATGGCGGTCAGAAATCACAATGTGGAATACAAATCAAATCTATATATTG CTGAATCATTCTCTGGTAAGGGAAAATACCTAAAGCGTATTCGTTATCATGGACGTGGAATGTTCGGCATCATGGACAAAGTGCACTGCCACTACTTCGTAAAGCTTGTTGAGGGAGTCCCGCCCAAAGTTGAGCAGAAGACAGGATTCGACCAGGCCAAGGAGTATGTGGAGCAACTGAGGAACCGAACAGTTATTCACTCCCTATAG